In Nakamurella alba, a single genomic region encodes these proteins:
- a CDS encoding DeoR/GlpR family DNA-binding transcription regulator: MYAVERRQQIVDRARRDGRVAVTELSESLDVAPETIRRDLFVLEQQGLVNRVHGGALPADRIGFEGTVTTRRDRHPEEKLRIVRRAVAEVADAEVVFFDEGSTVTLLAEVLDPDRPLTAVTPSLSAAIALASRPQVSVILLGGQVRPLSLASAGTWPTRMLAEMVVDVAFLGANGITQEHGLTCPDIAVAAVKRAAVAASRRRVVLADGSKFGTDAFASFARLQEIDLIITGASAPRSALDALRGSKVQVVRA, translated from the coding sequence ATGTACGCGGTGGAGCGGCGGCAGCAGATCGTCGACCGTGCGCGCCGGGACGGCCGGGTCGCGGTCACCGAGTTGTCCGAGTCGCTGGACGTCGCGCCGGAGACCATCCGCCGCGACCTGTTCGTCCTCGAGCAGCAGGGACTGGTCAACCGGGTGCACGGCGGCGCACTCCCGGCCGACCGCATCGGCTTCGAGGGCACCGTCACCACCCGGCGGGACCGGCACCCGGAGGAGAAGCTGCGGATCGTCCGGCGGGCGGTCGCCGAGGTGGCCGACGCCGAGGTCGTCTTCTTCGACGAGGGCTCGACGGTCACGCTGCTCGCCGAGGTGCTGGACCCGGACAGGCCGCTCACCGCCGTCACCCCGTCGCTGTCGGCCGCGATCGCGCTGGCCTCCCGCCCGCAGGTCTCGGTGATCCTGCTCGGCGGTCAGGTGCGGCCGCTCTCGCTGGCCTCGGCCGGCACCTGGCCGACCCGCATGCTCGCCGAGATGGTCGTCGACGTCGCGTTTCTCGGCGCCAACGGCATCACCCAGGAGCACGGGCTGACCTGCCCCGACATCGCCGTCGCCGCCGTCAAGCGGGCAGCGGTGGCCGCCTCCCGCCGGCGGGTGGTGCTCGCCGACGGCTCCAAGTTCGGCACGGACGCGTTCGCCTCCTTCGCCCGGCTGCAGGAGATCGACCTCATCATCACCGGGGCCTCCGCGCCCCGGTCCGCACTCGACGCCCTGCGGGGCAGCAAGGTCCAGGTGGTCCGCGCATGA
- a CDS encoding 1-phosphofructokinase family hexose kinase: protein MIVTVTPAPSLDRTYYADDFTEGRVNRARISEVEASGKGVNVSRALAAAGAPSVAVLPLGGPEGRQLAELLDADDVPYQAIPAGVPTRTNTTLAVTGRSTTKMNAPAPALAAQVWEQLLDTVAGLVGDGDWVLCSGTVPAGADDIPARLVALARAKGARSAVDSSGRALAMALDAGPNLVAPNHLELAEMVGADLSALHPDGGDTYSGEGDLALIEAAAGWAQQLSARTGGAVLATLGASGALYLGPGGRWHGIAPPIVPVNTVGAGDALLAGFLSAAGRPGWTGDAVAEPGGALATAVAWGTAACRMPGTAGDVAALAEPDLVRLSAVRSS, encoded by the coding sequence ATGATCGTCACCGTCACCCCGGCGCCCAGCCTCGATCGCACCTACTACGCCGACGACTTCACCGAGGGCCGGGTCAACCGGGCGCGGATCTCGGAGGTCGAGGCCAGCGGCAAGGGCGTCAACGTCAGCCGGGCGCTGGCCGCCGCCGGCGCGCCGTCGGTCGCGGTACTGCCGCTGGGCGGGCCGGAGGGGCGCCAGCTCGCCGAGCTGCTCGACGCCGATGACGTTCCGTACCAGGCGATCCCGGCCGGCGTGCCGACCCGGACCAACACCACGCTGGCGGTGACCGGGCGCTCCACCACGAAGATGAACGCACCCGCCCCGGCGCTGGCCGCGCAGGTCTGGGAGCAGCTGCTGGACACCGTCGCCGGATTGGTCGGCGACGGCGACTGGGTGCTGTGCTCCGGTACCGTGCCGGCCGGCGCGGACGACATCCCGGCCCGGCTGGTCGCTCTCGCCCGTGCCAAGGGTGCGCGCAGCGCCGTCGACAGCTCCGGCCGCGCGCTGGCGATGGCGCTGGACGCCGGCCCCAACCTGGTGGCGCCGAACCACCTGGAGCTGGCCGAGATGGTCGGCGCCGATCTGAGTGCGCTGCATCCCGACGGCGGCGACACCTACTCCGGAGAGGGTGATCTCGCGCTGATCGAAGCGGCCGCCGGGTGGGCACAGCAGCTCTCGGCCCGCACCGGTGGCGCCGTGCTGGCCACCCTCGGCGCCAGCGGCGCGCTCTACCTCGGCCCGGGCGGACGCTGGCACGGCATCGCGCCGCCGATCGTCCCGGTCAACACCGTCGGCGCCGGGGATGCGCTGCTCGCCGGATTCCTGTCCGCGGCCGGACGTCCCGGCTGGACCGGCGACGCCGTCGCCGAGCCGGGGGGTGCGCTGGCCACCGCCGTCGCCTGGGGCACCGCAGCCTGTCGGATGCCCGGCACCGCAGGTGATGTCGCCGCCCTCGCCGAACCCGACCTGGTCCGCCTCAGCGCGGTCCGTTCCTCCTGA
- a CDS encoding NAD(P)-dependent oxidoreductase, with protein MTSPLDLLVVGDGFIPGSYYHDALGVLPADRQGLLSLRDIPLEGEKAQQHAAQAIMEVKGPAGVPSSAAMLAAMPGAQVLGLHFAPVGVDVIEAAGGSLQLISVARAGLENIDVAAATAAGIGVVPAMGRNAGAVAELQIGMILAETRNIARADASIKSGGWRKDFPGARVEIAHSTVGMVGFGHVGRIFAQRISGFGPTLLAYDPYASAESLAESNVSKVDDLTELFARSDFILVQARLSPQTQRFIGAEQFGAMKPSAYFLNIARSRLVDYDALYDVLADGRISGAALDVFDDEPLPADSRWRSLDNVTMTTHFGGDTEGTNIQSARMVVAAAAEFAATGRVAAAVNGKELGWA; from the coding sequence GTGACCTCCCCCCTGGACCTGCTCGTCGTCGGCGACGGGTTCATCCCCGGCTCGTACTACCACGACGCGCTCGGTGTGCTCCCCGCCGACCGGCAGGGTCTGCTGTCCCTGCGCGACATCCCGCTGGAGGGTGAGAAGGCCCAGCAGCACGCCGCCCAGGCGATCATGGAGGTCAAGGGTCCGGCCGGGGTCCCGTCCTCGGCCGCGATGCTGGCCGCGATGCCCGGCGCGCAGGTCCTCGGCCTGCACTTCGCGCCGGTCGGCGTCGACGTCATCGAGGCCGCAGGCGGCTCCCTGCAACTGATCTCGGTCGCCCGGGCCGGCCTGGAGAACATCGACGTGGCCGCCGCGACCGCGGCCGGGATCGGTGTCGTCCCGGCCATGGGTCGCAACGCCGGCGCCGTGGCGGAGCTGCAGATCGGCATGATCCTGGCCGAGACCCGCAACATCGCCCGGGCCGACGCCTCGATCAAGTCGGGCGGCTGGCGCAAGGACTTCCCGGGTGCCCGGGTGGAGATCGCACACTCCACGGTCGGCATGGTCGGCTTCGGCCACGTCGGCCGGATCTTCGCGCAGCGGATCTCCGGGTTCGGCCCGACGCTGCTCGCCTACGACCCCTACGCGAGCGCGGAATCGCTGGCGGAGTCGAACGTCTCGAAGGTCGACGACCTGACCGAGCTGTTCGCGCGGTCGGACTTCATCCTGGTCCAGGCCCGGCTGTCGCCGCAGACCCAACGGTTCATCGGCGCCGAGCAGTTCGGCGCGATGAAGCCGTCGGCGTACTTCCTGAACATCGCCCGCTCCCGCCTCGTCGACTACGACGCGCTCTACGACGTGCTGGCCGACGGCCGGATCTCCGGTGCCGCGCTGGACGTGTTCGACGACGAGCCGCTGCCCGCCGACTCCCGCTGGCGGTCGCTCGACAACGTCACCATGACAACGCATTTCGGTGGTGACACCGAGGGCACCAACATCCAGTCGGCGCGCATGGTCGTCGCCGCGGCGGCGGAGTTCGCCGCCACCGGCAGGGTCGCGGCCGCGGTCAACGGGAAAGAACTGGGCTGGGCGTGA
- a CDS encoding FGGY-family carbohydrate kinase, whose protein sequence is MTEYLLGLDAGHTVIKAALFDDRGREVAIGSRPTATFSRHPRWQERDMDVVWESAAGAISDALQASGIDPVLVRGVGISAHGDGLYPVDADGRPVRPALLATDTRALPYISHWAGGAVAEELLAITGQVPAAYTPPATLSWLRDNEPVVFARIDRMLFCKDWLRLQLTGEIATDPTEAAAGLFDVGRREWSPRAAELTGLEGISRILPPVLGSTAVAGEVSPEAAAKTGLVPGTPVVTGSHDVHATALGIGALVPGAVSAIMGTFSINQLVLDHPEPGIRWQARCSVTEQRYLLMSTSPAGATAADWARSVLAQQPGSVGEIVDGALAPGPSADDPLFLPFVYGTQLDPPIGGAFTGLRGWHGPTDMLRAALEGVVFTHRHHLEALREAGPIDTRPVRLAGGGSRNEAWTQLFADATGLAVEVTDATEAGARGAAMLAGVGAGVFSSVDQAADECVTVLRRQDPDPARREVLDERYARFEATMAGLQSAEPR, encoded by the coding sequence GTGACCGAGTACCTGCTGGGACTGGACGCCGGTCACACCGTCATCAAGGCGGCGCTGTTCGACGACCGTGGGCGCGAGGTGGCCATCGGGTCCCGGCCGACCGCGACGTTCAGCCGCCACCCGCGGTGGCAGGAACGCGACATGGACGTGGTCTGGGAGTCGGCGGCCGGCGCCATCTCCGACGCGCTGCAGGCCTCCGGCATCGACCCGGTGCTGGTCCGCGGCGTCGGCATCTCGGCGCACGGGGACGGGCTGTACCCGGTGGACGCGGACGGCCGGCCGGTCCGGCCCGCCCTGCTGGCCACCGACACCCGTGCGCTGCCGTACATCTCGCACTGGGCCGGCGGAGCGGTGGCGGAGGAGCTGCTGGCGATCACCGGGCAGGTACCGGCCGCCTACACCCCGCCGGCCACCCTGTCCTGGCTGCGCGACAACGAGCCGGTGGTCTTCGCCCGGATCGACCGGATGCTGTTCTGCAAGGACTGGCTGCGGCTGCAGCTGACCGGCGAGATCGCCACCGACCCGACCGAGGCCGCGGCCGGACTGTTCGACGTCGGCCGCCGGGAGTGGTCGCCGAGGGCCGCGGAACTGACCGGGCTGGAGGGGATCTCGCGGATCCTGCCGCCGGTGCTGGGCAGCACCGCGGTGGCCGGCGAGGTGTCCCCGGAGGCCGCTGCGAAGACCGGTCTGGTACCGGGCACGCCGGTCGTCACCGGCTCGCACGACGTGCACGCCACCGCGCTCGGCATCGGCGCCCTGGTGCCCGGCGCGGTCAGCGCGATCATGGGGACGTTCAGCATCAACCAGCTGGTGCTCGACCACCCCGAGCCCGGGATCCGTTGGCAGGCCCGGTGTTCGGTGACCGAGCAGCGGTACCTGCTGATGTCCACCTCACCGGCCGGCGCGACCGCCGCCGACTGGGCCCGCTCGGTACTGGCGCAGCAGCCCGGATCGGTGGGCGAGATCGTCGACGGCGCACTGGCTCCCGGACCGTCCGCGGATGACCCGCTCTTCCTGCCGTTCGTCTACGGCACCCAGCTGGACCCGCCGATCGGTGGCGCGTTCACCGGGCTGCGCGGCTGGCACGGACCGACCGACATGCTGCGGGCCGCCCTGGAAGGCGTGGTGTTCACCCACCGCCATCACCTGGAGGCGCTGCGGGAGGCCGGGCCGATCGACACCCGACCGGTGCGGCTGGCCGGCGGCGGCAGCCGCAACGAGGCGTGGACCCAGCTGTTCGCCGATGCCACCGGGCTGGCGGTGGAGGTCACCGACGCGACCGAGGCCGGAGCCCGGGGCGCGGCCATGCTGGCCGGTGTCGGCGCGGGGGTGTTCTCCTCGGTCGACCAGGCCGCCGACGAGTGTGTCACCGTGCTGCGCCGGCAGGACCCCGATCCCGCCCGGCGCGAGGTGCTCGACGAGCGCTACGCCCGCTTCGAGGCCACCATGGCGGGCCTGCAGTCCGCCGAACCACGCTGA
- a CDS encoding class II fructose-bisphosphate aldolase, with amino-acid sequence MPLTGPGEILAAAHAGWTAVGAFNVIQIEHAEAIVAGAEQVGLPVILQLSENTAKFHRGLTGLGSAALAIARQATVPVVVHLDHAESEELIDEAVELGFPSVMFDAAVLPYDENVARTAAVVARCRERGVAVEAELGEVGGKDGAHAPGVRTDPTEAAAFVAATGVDSLAVAVGTSHAMSDRSAVVDLDLIRSLTATVPVPLVLHGSSGVDDPHLAEAVAAGITKVNIATRLNQVMTAKVREVLDASATVTDPRKYLGPARDAVAAEVALLLRLLHRSY; translated from the coding sequence ATGCCTCTGACCGGACCCGGCGAGATCCTCGCCGCCGCCCACGCCGGCTGGACCGCGGTCGGCGCCTTCAACGTCATCCAGATCGAGCACGCCGAGGCGATCGTGGCCGGCGCCGAGCAGGTGGGGCTGCCGGTGATCCTGCAGCTGTCGGAGAACACCGCGAAGTTCCATCGCGGCCTGACCGGTCTGGGCAGCGCGGCGCTGGCCATCGCCCGGCAGGCCACGGTGCCGGTGGTCGTCCACCTCGACCACGCCGAGAGCGAGGAGCTCATCGACGAGGCGGTGGAGCTCGGCTTCCCGTCGGTGATGTTCGACGCGGCCGTGCTGCCCTACGACGAGAACGTCGCCCGCACAGCGGCTGTCGTCGCGCGCTGCCGGGAGCGCGGTGTCGCGGTGGAGGCCGAGCTGGGCGAGGTCGGCGGCAAGGACGGAGCGCACGCCCCCGGGGTGCGGACCGATCCGACCGAGGCAGCCGCGTTCGTCGCGGCCACCGGGGTCGACTCGCTGGCCGTGGCCGTCGGCACCTCGCACGCCATGTCCGACCGGTCGGCGGTGGTCGACCTGGACCTGATCCGGTCGCTCACCGCGACGGTGCCGGTGCCGCTGGTGCTGCACGGCTCCTCCGGGGTCGACGACCCGCACCTGGCCGAGGCGGTCGCAGCGGGCATCACCAAGGTCAACATCGCCACCCGGTTGAACCAGGTGATGACGGCCAAGGTGCGCGAGGTGCTCGACGCCTCCGCCACCGTCACCGACCCGCGCAAGTACCTCGGCCCGGCCCGCGACGCGGTCGCCGCCGAGGTCGCGCTGCTGCTGCGGTTGCTGCACCGGTCCTACTGA
- a CDS encoding NAD-dependent succinate-semialdehyde dehydrogenase: MSVTTQQIDDLIGSVPTGLFVGGAWSDGPRSLPVENPATGDVLTEIADATPADGMAALDAAVAAQADWAATDPRARGEMLRKAFELLTARADDFALLMTLEMGKPLAEARGEVTYGAEFLRWFSEEAVRISGRYSVAPSGGTRLLTMKQPVGPVFAITPWNFPLAMGTRKIGPALAAGCTVVIKPAAQTPLTTLALAAVLTEAGVPDGVVNVITTSHSGAVSEPIIRDRRLRKLTFTGSTPVGRRLIEQSAEQVLKVSMELGGNAPFLVFADADLDRAVDGAMLAKMRNIGEACTAANRFLVHESVAAEFSRRLAERMGAMKVGPGIEDGVQVGPLVDAAAVQKVSELVANAVDSGAKVLTGGDRIDGPGHFFRPTVLTEVPVTADVFREEIFGPVAPVLTFADDDEGIRMANDTEYGLVAYAFTQDLTRALTVSERLETGMVGINQGIVSNPAAPFGGVKASGLGREGGAEGIEEYLETKYVGIAL, encoded by the coding sequence ATGTCGGTGACCACGCAGCAGATCGACGACCTGATCGGGTCGGTACCGACCGGGCTGTTCGTGGGTGGTGCGTGGTCGGACGGCCCGCGGTCGCTGCCGGTGGAGAACCCGGCGACCGGCGACGTGCTGACCGAGATCGCCGATGCCACACCGGCCGACGGCATGGCGGCGCTGGACGCAGCGGTCGCCGCGCAGGCGGACTGGGCGGCCACCGACCCGCGGGCCCGCGGCGAGATGCTGCGCAAGGCGTTCGAGCTGCTCACCGCGCGGGCCGACGACTTCGCCCTGCTGATGACGCTGGAGATGGGCAAGCCGCTGGCCGAGGCCCGCGGCGAGGTCACCTACGGCGCCGAGTTCCTGCGCTGGTTCTCGGAGGAGGCCGTGCGGATCTCCGGCCGCTACTCGGTCGCACCGTCCGGCGGCACCCGCCTGCTGACGATGAAGCAGCCGGTCGGCCCGGTCTTCGCGATCACCCCGTGGAACTTCCCGCTGGCCATGGGCACCCGCAAGATCGGCCCGGCGCTGGCCGCCGGCTGCACCGTGGTGATCAAGCCGGCCGCCCAGACCCCGCTCACCACATTGGCTCTCGCCGCCGTGCTCACCGAGGCCGGGGTGCCGGACGGGGTGGTCAACGTGATCACCACGTCGCACTCGGGGGCGGTGTCCGAGCCGATCATCCGGGACCGGCGGCTGCGCAAGCTGACCTTCACCGGGTCCACCCCGGTCGGTCGGCGGCTTATCGAGCAGTCGGCGGAGCAGGTGCTGAAGGTGTCGATGGAACTCGGCGGGAACGCCCCGTTCCTGGTGTTCGCCGACGCCGACCTGGACCGTGCGGTGGACGGCGCGATGCTGGCCAAGATGCGCAACATCGGCGAGGCGTGCACGGCGGCCAACCGCTTCCTGGTGCACGAGTCGGTGGCGGCGGAGTTCTCCCGCCGGCTGGCCGAGCGGATGGGTGCGATGAAGGTCGGGCCGGGGATCGAGGACGGCGTGCAGGTCGGGCCGCTGGTGGATGCCGCTGCGGTGCAGAAGGTCTCGGAGCTGGTGGCGAACGCGGTCGACTCCGGTGCGAAGGTGCTGACCGGCGGGGACCGGATCGACGGACCGGGCCACTTCTTCCGCCCGACGGTGCTGACCGAGGTGCCGGTCACCGCCGACGTCTTCCGCGAGGAGATCTTCGGCCCGGTCGCCCCGGTGCTCACCTTCGCCGACGACGACGAGGGCATCCGGATGGCCAATGACACCGAGTACGGGCTGGTGGCCTACGCCTTCACCCAGGACCTGACCCGGGCGCTCACCGTCTCCGAGCGGCTGGAGACGGGGATGGTCGGCATCAACCAGGGCATCGTCTCCAACCCGGCCGCGCCCTTCGGCGGCGTCAAGGCCTCCGGCCTCGGTCGCGAGGGCGGCGCCGAGGGCATCGAGGAGTACCTGGAGACGAAGTACGTCGGCATCGCGTTGTAA
- a CDS encoding glutathione peroxidase, whose product MVNVASKCGLTPQYAGLEALQKELSGRGFTVIGFPCNQFMGQEPGTSEEIAEFCSATYGVTFPMSDKVEVNGDGKDAIYSALTEVTDSAGEAGDVQWNFEKFLLAPDGTVAGRFRPRTEPDAPEIRAAIEAVLPA is encoded by the coding sequence GTGGTCAACGTCGCCTCCAAGTGCGGGCTCACCCCGCAGTACGCCGGGCTCGAGGCGCTGCAGAAGGAGCTGTCCGGCCGCGGGTTCACCGTCATCGGTTTCCCGTGCAACCAGTTCATGGGACAGGAGCCGGGCACCTCGGAGGAGATCGCCGAGTTCTGCTCCGCCACCTACGGTGTCACCTTCCCGATGTCGGACAAGGTCGAGGTCAACGGCGACGGCAAGGATGCGATCTACAGTGCGCTGACCGAGGTGACCGACTCCGCCGGTGAGGCCGGCGACGTGCAGTGGAACTTCGAGAAGTTCCTGCTCGCGCCCGACGGGACCGTGGCCGGTCGTTTCCGCCCGCGCACCGAGCCCGACGCGCCGGAGATCCGCGCCGCCATCGAGGCAGTTCTTCCCGCCTGA
- a CDS encoding HdeD family acid-resistance protein, with protein sequence MDAVGTVRGLAARFWWLLLVRGIIAVLFGIIALAAPGAALSFLIALLAVYFIFDGVTSIMHGFSERGSGKSTAWYYIQGILGIVAGIITLAWPGATALVLLFIIGFWAIVGGITAIGSAWTLRKTDQTNGWLWMLITGILALIFGVTLVVSPFDGILSILWLIGIWALISGIFLIMAAFTLKSAGKGASA encoded by the coding sequence ATGGACGCTGTGGGAACGGTTCGTGGACTGGCCGCCAGGTTCTGGTGGCTGCTGCTGGTGCGCGGCATCATCGCCGTGCTGTTCGGCATCATCGCGCTGGCGGCGCCGGGTGCGGCGCTCAGCTTCCTGATCGCGCTGCTCGCCGTCTACTTCATCTTCGACGGCGTCACCTCGATCATGCACGGCTTCTCCGAGCGGGGCAGCGGCAAGTCGACCGCCTGGTACTACATCCAGGGCATCCTCGGCATCGTCGCCGGCATCATCACCCTGGCCTGGCCGGGTGCGACCGCGCTGGTGCTGCTGTTCATCATCGGATTCTGGGCGATCGTCGGCGGGATCACCGCCATCGGGTCGGCCTGGACCCTGCGCAAGACGGATCAGACCAACGGCTGGCTGTGGATGCTGATCACCGGCATCCTGGCGCTGATCTTCGGTGTCACGCTGGTGGTCTCGCCGTTCGACGGCATCCTGAGCATCCTCTGGCTGATCGGCATCTGGGCACTGATCTCCGGGATCTTCCTGATCATGGCCGCGTTCACGTTGAAGTCCGCGGGCAAGGGCGCGAGCGCCTGA
- a CDS encoding DUF4032 domain-containing protein: MQFGSGPDPTDLLTLPWSTALADWPREKLVSLPRGISRHIVRFVRIGGKVYAIKEIDRGLAEHEYDQLRRLAKLGVPVVEAVGVVAGRTTPEGDPLDAALVTEHLRFSLPYRALFSRRLDPDLEPKTLDALAELLVRLHLVGFAWKDCSLSNTLFRRDAGALAAYLVDAETGELRPGALSNGQRLQDLDIAETNLAGELLDLQMSGLLPEQVDPLETAMSVIQRYEKLWAELTAPQTMGADEWWRIEKRLRRLNRLGYDVAQIQVNEKEGEPHVLVQTQVVEAGHHRRRLFDLTGLAVQENQARRILNDLDTYRSQAVLPETEVDEDTVARHWVTDVFEPVIEAVPPALREKLEPAEIFHEVLEHRWFLSEAAGHEVSIEDAVHSYLDTVLRYRPDEKAMLDPDLMGNGMMWADEDGGGLDEEAWEAAALRYGD, encoded by the coding sequence TCGTCAGCCTGCCCCGCGGCATCTCCCGGCACATCGTCCGGTTCGTCCGGATCGGCGGCAAGGTCTACGCGATCAAGGAGATCGACCGGGGCCTGGCCGAGCACGAGTACGACCAGCTGCGACGACTGGCCAAGCTCGGGGTCCCGGTGGTCGAGGCGGTCGGCGTGGTCGCCGGCCGGACCACCCCGGAGGGCGACCCGCTGGACGCCGCCCTGGTCACCGAGCACCTGCGGTTCTCGCTCCCCTACCGCGCACTGTTCTCCCGCCGGCTGGACCCGGACCTGGAACCGAAGACCCTGGACGCGCTGGCCGAGCTGCTGGTCCGGCTGCACCTGGTGGGTTTCGCGTGGAAGGACTGCTCGCTGTCCAACACGTTGTTCCGGCGGGATGCCGGCGCGCTGGCCGCCTACCTGGTGGACGCGGAGACCGGTGAGCTGCGCCCCGGCGCGCTGTCGAACGGCCAGCGGCTGCAGGACCTGGACATCGCCGAGACCAACCTGGCGGGCGAACTCCTCGACCTGCAGATGTCCGGCCTGCTGCCCGAGCAGGTCGACCCGCTGGAGACCGCCATGTCGGTGATCCAGCGGTACGAGAAGCTCTGGGCCGAGCTCACCGCGCCGCAGACCATGGGCGCCGACGAGTGGTGGCGGATCGAGAAGCGGCTGCGCCGGCTCAACCGCCTCGGCTACGACGTCGCACAGATCCAGGTCAACGAGAAGGAAGGCGAGCCGCACGTTCTCGTCCAGACCCAGGTGGTGGAGGCCGGTCACCACCGGCGCCGGCTGTTCGACCTGACCGGCCTCGCGGTGCAGGAGAACCAGGCCCGCCGCATCCTCAACGACCTGGACACCTACCGTTCGCAGGCCGTGCTGCCGGAGACAGAGGTCGACGAGGACACCGTCGCCCGGCACTGGGTGACCGACGTGTTCGAGCCGGTGATCGAGGCGGTCCCGCCGGCGCTGCGGGAGAAACTGGAACCGGCCGAGATCTTCCACGAGGTGCTGGAGCACCGGTGGTTCCTGTCCGAGGCGGCCGGGCACGAGGTCTCCATCGAGGACGCCGTCCACTCCTACCTGGACACCGTGCTCCGCTACCGGCCCGACGAGAAGGCCATGCTGGACCCCGATCTGATGGGCAACGGCATGATGTGGGCCGACGAGGACGGCGGCGGGCTCGACGAGGAGGCCTGGGAGGCCGCGGCGCTGCGCTACGGCGACTGA